The proteins below come from a single Periophthalmus magnuspinnatus isolate fPerMag1 chromosome 7, fPerMag1.2.pri, whole genome shotgun sequence genomic window:
- the amigo1 gene encoding amphoterin-induced protein 1 yields the protein MLDTLPQWLPHCPRWTWLLSVGTVLLWLPLSHTTTSPLNCHKICICASNIVSCSKMNLSDVPLHIPSYTVVLDLSYNELKRLKSEWTPDRLPNLHNLLVSHNEMTFLSSEAFVNVKHLRYLDLSSNQLRQLDEFVFEPLVNLEVLLLYNNRITTIDRAAFITMINLQKLYLSQNQISRFPTELIKDKSRLDKLSLLDISSNRVAVLPIDELRNLPAYIKNGLYFHSNPLHCNCDLYTLLAHWYIRNLNSAVDFKDDYTCVLPGPQKTQVPAFDLSSDYMNCSTFKEEEEEAFLEQSLLLRCDTKHRNMFKTWTLPGNVPVIAGTNQTAKVSNDGNLLVNPVKTDDSGTYTCFATSEAFNETIYIVLKVYNFTMHRSGETLNTAYTTLVGCLASVVMVLMYLYLTPCRCFCCPNKGKGRGEDSIHSSMLSVTPTHEDPALKAEINRHVAFIDSKNSQGQNGKLNPNGDEDEEDEEEDQDAEAGSLMKGKRKKSVAESISSVFSDTPMVV from the coding sequence ATGTTGGACACACTACCTCAGTGGCTCCCCCACTGCCCCAGATGGACATGGCTCCTCTCTGTCGGGACCGTCCTGCTATGGCTGCCCCTGTCCCACACGACGACCTCCCCACTCAACTGCCACAAAATTTGCATCTGCGCCTCCAACATCGTCAGCTGCTCCAAGATGAACCTGTCAGACGTCCCGCTGCACATCCCTTCCTACACTGTTGTTCTGGACCTCAGCTACAATGAACTTAAGAGGCTCAAATCAGAGTGGACCCCAGACCGTCTGCCCAACCTCCATAATTTACTGGTTAGCCACAATGAAATGACTTTTTTGTCATCAGAAGCATTTGTTAATGTAAAGCACCTGCGCTACTTGGATTTGTCTTCTAACCAGCTACGACAACTGGATGAGTTTGTGTTTGAGCCTTTGGTGAATTTAGAGGTCCTTCTTTTGTACAACAACAGAATAACCACGATTGACCGTGCAGCTTTTATCACAATGATCAACTTACAGAAGCTTTACCTTAGCCAAAACCAAATCTCTCGGTTCCCCACAGAGCTCATAAAGGACAAGTCACGCTTGGACAAACTAAGTCTGTTGGACATATCTTCAAATCGAGTTGCAGTTTTGCCCATAGATGAGCTAAGAAACCTCCCTGCCTATATCAAAAATGGTCTTTACTTTCACAGTAACCCTTTGCATTGTAATTGTGACCTCTACACTCTTTTAGCTCACTGGTACATCCGAAATCTCAACTCCGCCGTGGACTTCAAAGACGACTACACATGTGTCTTACCTGGACCCCAAAAAACCCAAGTTCCCGCCTTTGACCTTAGCAGTGATTACATGAACTGCAGTACATtcaaagaggaagaagaagaggcatTTTTGGAGCAGTCGCTACTTCTCAGGTGCGATACAAAGCACAGGAACATGTTCAAGACTTGGACACTTCCTGGGAATGTACCAGTGATAGCAGGAACTAACCAAACGGCCAAAGTGTCGAACGATGGAAATTTGCTGGTCAACCCGGTGAAGACAGATGATTCTGGGACCTATACGTGCTTCGCTACAAGTGAGGCATTCAACGAGACCATCTACATTGTGCTAAAAGTGTATAATTTTACCATGCATAGAAGCGGGGAAACTCTTAACACGGCGTATACAACATTAGTGGGTTGTCTAGCTAGCGTTGTCATGGTCCTCATGTATCTCTACCTTACGCCGTGTCGCTGCTTCTGCTGTCCCAACAAGGGCAAAGGCAGAGGTGAAGACAGCATCCACTCCTCCATGCTAAGCGTTACGCCAACCCATGAGGATCCAGCATTGAAAGCAGAAATAAACCGCCACGTCGCTTTTATCGACTCCAAGAACTCCCAGGGGCAAAATGGCAAACTTAACCCCAATGGTGATGAGGacgaagaggatgaggaggaagatcAGGATGCAGAGGCTGGATCACTCATGAAAGGCAAGAGAAAGAAGTCCGTGGCGGAGTCTATAAGCTCAGTGTTCTCAGATACGCCGATGGTGGTTTGA